A window of Polaromonas hydrogenivorans contains these coding sequences:
- a CDS encoding carbohydrate kinase family protein, with amino-acid sequence MENPETTLKIATAGEALIDLIGRPDGLFDPCLGGSVFNFTRAMARQQIGTLYLNPLSGDRFGRRLAQALAADGVHLARPEPVPQPTSLAVVALSEAGHPDYAFYRQGVADRAVSAEGLMRSCDAAPTLEMVCSGCLALAPEDAQIYLPWLAACRQAGKTVVVDANLRPSVMPDLAAYRRHVLAALQLADVIKASDEDLGHLGIAGGTALEQAKNLLASTGASLMALTLGGEGACLLTRGGQVWQAREAEPVKVVDTVGAGDCFLAGLLTAVLLEKDLVLAQLADAPARRILSHALASATLCVMQRGCVPPSRDEVLARMQQFPCLLSVETSV; translated from the coding sequence ATGGAAAACCCTGAGACAACCCTAAAAATTGCAACCGCCGGCGAAGCCCTGATTGACCTGATCGGACGGCCTGACGGTCTGTTTGATCCGTGCCTGGGCGGCTCGGTGTTCAACTTCACCCGCGCCATGGCGCGCCAGCAAATCGGCACGCTCTACCTCAATCCCTTGTCTGGCGACCGGTTCGGCCGCCGCCTGGCGCAGGCGTTGGCGGCCGACGGCGTGCATCTGGCCCGCCCGGAGCCGGTGCCCCAGCCCACCTCGCTGGCGGTGGTGGCCCTGAGCGAGGCTGGCCACCCCGACTATGCGTTTTACCGCCAGGGCGTGGCGGACCGGGCGGTATCGGCCGAAGGCCTGATGCGTTCATGCGACGCGGCGCCCACGCTGGAGATGGTCTGCAGCGGCTGCCTGGCGCTGGCCCCCGAAGACGCGCAAATCTACCTGCCCTGGCTCGCGGCCTGCCGCCAGGCCGGGAAAACCGTGGTGGTCGATGCCAACCTGCGCCCGTCGGTCATGCCCGACCTGGCCGCCTACCGCCGCCATGTGCTGGCCGCATTGCAGCTGGCCGACGTGATCAAGGCCAGCGACGAAGACCTGGGCCACCTGGGAATCGCCGGCGGCACCGCGCTGGAGCAGGCGAAAAACCTGTTGGCCAGTACCGGCGCCAGTCTGATGGCCCTGACGCTGGGCGGCGAGGGCGCCTGCCTGCTCACGCGCGGCGGCCAGGTCTGGCAAGCCCGCGAAGCCGAGCCGGTGAAGGTGGTCGATACGGTGGGCGCGGGCGACTGCTTTTTGGCGGGCCTGCTCACGGCCGTGCTGCTGGAGAAAGACCTGGTGCTGGCGCAACTGGCCGATGCGCCGGCCCGGCGCATCCTGTCGCACGCCCTGGCCAGTGCCACGCTGTGCGTGATGCAGCGCGGCTGCGTGCCGCCCAGCCGGGATGAAGTGCTGGCCCGGATGCAGCAGTTCCCCTGCCTTCTTAGTGTTGAAACAAGCGTCTGA
- a CDS encoding efflux transporter outer membrane subunit, translating to MSEYSMQPIPASSRPIFTAALLALLLAGCAVGPDYQRPATPDVSAFKEAEGWVAAAPADALERGPWWSLFGDPVLDGLAARVEVSNQNVAAAVAAYAQARAVVREQRASLFPTVTLDGGANRSHSSSSSASASSSGGRTGNSYQLSIGASWEPDVWGRLGRAVESSAASAQASAADLASARLSAQGELAINYLTLRQTDAQKALLESTLAGYQRSLEITQNRYSAGIAAKTDVLQAQTQLANAQADDAGLFRQRAQLEHAIAVLVGQAPGNFSLPPADWKPVVPEVPVGVPSTLLQRRPDIASAERGVAVANEQIGIARAAYYPSLPLGASYGFGASRVAELFSASSSVWSLGLSAAQTLFNAGATRARVEGSEAAHAQAVARYRQTVLTAFQGVEDQLAATRVLLAQQDLRRQASEAADQVEQQVLNRYRSGQVSYTEVITAQATALNARRALVQAMADRQTTAVALIQSLGGGWQAGM from the coding sequence ATGAGCGAGTACTCCATGCAACCCATTCCTGCCTCTAGCCGCCCGATATTCACCGCTGCGCTGCTAGCCCTGCTGCTGGCCGGCTGCGCCGTCGGACCCGACTACCAGCGCCCCGCGACGCCCGACGTCAGCGCCTTCAAGGAAGCCGAAGGCTGGGTGGCCGCCGCCCCGGCCGATGCGCTGGAGCGCGGCCCGTGGTGGTCGCTGTTCGGCGACCCGGTGCTCGACGGGCTGGCGGCGCGCGTCGAAGTCTCGAACCAGAACGTCGCCGCCGCCGTGGCCGCCTATGCGCAGGCGCGCGCCGTGGTTCGCGAGCAGCGGGCGTCGCTGTTTCCCACGGTCACGCTGGACGGCGGCGCCAACCGTTCGCACAGCAGTTCGAGCAGCGCCAGTGCCAGCAGCAGCGGCGGGCGCACCGGCAACAGCTACCAGCTCAGCATAGGCGCCAGCTGGGAGCCCGATGTCTGGGGCCGGCTGGGCCGCGCGGTCGAGAGCAGCGCGGCCAGCGCCCAGGCCAGCGCCGCCGACCTGGCCTCGGCCCGGCTGTCGGCCCAGGGCGAGCTGGCCATCAACTACCTGACGCTGCGCCAGACCGACGCGCAAAAAGCCTTGCTCGAAAGCACCCTCGCCGGCTACCAGCGCAGCCTGGAGATCACGCAGAACCGCTACAGCGCCGGCATTGCCGCCAAGACCGATGTGCTGCAGGCGCAAACCCAGCTGGCCAATGCGCAGGCCGACGACGCCGGGCTTTTCCGCCAGCGCGCCCAACTGGAACACGCCATTGCCGTGCTGGTGGGCCAAGCGCCCGGCAATTTCTCGCTGCCGCCCGCCGACTGGAAGCCCGTGGTGCCGGAGGTTCCGGTGGGCGTTCCGTCCACCCTGCTGCAGCGCCGCCCCGACATTGCCAGCGCCGAGCGCGGCGTGGCCGTGGCCAACGAGCAGATCGGCATCGCTAGAGCCGCCTACTACCCCAGCCTGCCGCTGGGCGCATCGTATGGATTCGGCGCCAGCCGCGTGGCCGAGCTGTTCAGCGCGTCGAGCAGCGTCTGGTCGCTCGGCCTGTCGGCGGCGCAAACCCTGTTCAACGCCGGCGCCACCCGCGCCCGCGTCGAAGGCAGCGAAGCGGCGCATGCGCAGGCGGTGGCGCGCTACCGGCAAACCGTGCTGACGGCGTTCCAGGGCGTTGAAGACCAGCTGGCCGCCACCCGCGTGCTGCTGGCCCAGCAAGACCTGCGCCGTCAGGCGTCCGAAGCAGCCGACCAGGTCGAGCAGCAGGTGCTCAACCGCTACCGCAGCGGCCAGGTCAGCTACACCGAAGTCATCACCGCCCAGGCCACCGCGCTGAACGCCCGCCGCGCGCTGGTGCAGGCCATGGCCGACCGCCAGACCACCGCCGTGGCCCTGATCCAGTCGCTGGGCGGCGGCTGGCAGGCCGGGATGTAA
- a CDS encoding sugar ABC transporter substrate-binding protein, translating to MKKSTATLALTALAFAASSAFAAEPVIGLITKTDSNPFFVKMKEGAEAEGKKLGAKVISGSGKTDGDNAGQITAMENMIAAGAKTILITPSDAKAIIPAIKKAQQNGVMVIALDSPTDPVSAVDGLFATDNYKAGVLIGQYAKAALGGKKPVIATLDLLPGHPVGAQRHNGFLQGFGLQSLDAKSNDLAKPAEVVCMADSFGDAAKGQTGMENCLQKNPAINLVYTINEPAAAGAYKALKTAGKEKDVVVVSVDGGCAGVKDVGAGVISATSQQYPLKMAAMGVAAGVEYAKTGKKVSGYTDTGVTLIAAKAQPGVDSKDVKTGMDLCWGKK from the coding sequence ATGAAAAAGTCCACCGCCACCCTGGCCCTGACCGCTCTGGCTTTTGCCGCTTCCAGCGCGTTCGCGGCCGAACCCGTGATCGGGCTGATCACCAAGACCGACAGCAACCCTTTCTTCGTCAAGATGAAGGAAGGCGCCGAGGCCGAGGGCAAAAAACTGGGCGCCAAGGTCATCAGCGGCTCCGGCAAGACCGACGGCGACAACGCCGGGCAGATCACGGCCATGGAAAACATGATTGCGGCTGGCGCCAAAACGATCCTGATCACGCCCAGCGATGCCAAGGCCATCATTCCGGCCATCAAGAAAGCCCAGCAAAACGGCGTGATGGTGATCGCCCTGGACAGCCCGACCGACCCGGTCAGCGCCGTCGATGGCCTGTTCGCCACCGACAACTACAAGGCCGGCGTGCTCATCGGCCAGTACGCCAAGGCCGCCCTGGGCGGCAAGAAACCCGTCATCGCCACGCTTGACCTGCTGCCCGGCCACCCGGTGGGCGCCCAGCGCCACAACGGCTTCCTGCAGGGCTTTGGCCTGCAGTCGCTGGACGCCAAGAGCAACGACCTGGCCAAGCCGGCCGAAGTGGTCTGCATGGCCGACAGCTTTGGCGATGCGGCCAAGGGCCAGACCGGCATGGAAAACTGCCTGCAGAAGAACCCGGCCATCAACCTGGTCTACACCATCAATGAGCCCGCAGCGGCCGGTGCCTACAAGGCGCTGAAAACCGCTGGCAAGGAAAAAGACGTGGTGGTCGTGTCGGTGGACGGCGGCTGCGCCGGCGTCAAGGACGTGGGCGCCGGTGTCATCAGCGCCACTTCCCAGCAATACCCGCTGAAGATGGCCGCCATGGGCGTTGCCGCCGGCGTGGAATATGCCAAGACCGGCAAGAAGGTCAGCGGCTACACCGATACCGGCGTGACCCTGATCGCCGCCAAGGCCCAGCCCGGCGTGGACAGCAAGGATGTCAAAACCGGCATGGACCTGTGCTGGGGCAAGAAGTAA
- the gloA2 gene encoding SMU1112c/YaeR family gloxylase I-like metalloprotein → MLKRIHHAAIICSDYEASKRFYTECLGLRVLAENYRQERNSYKLDLALPDGTQVELFSFPGAPERPSYPEARGLRHLAFEVDDVDECKKKLESMGIAVEAIRLDEYTNKRFVFFADPDGLPLELYEQRVQNAG, encoded by the coding sequence ATGCTGAAGCGCATTCATCACGCAGCCATCATCTGCTCGGACTATGAAGCCTCGAAGCGCTTCTACACCGAATGCCTTGGCCTGCGAGTACTCGCGGAAAACTATCGCCAAGAGCGCAACTCCTACAAGCTGGACCTCGCGCTTCCAGACGGAACCCAAGTGGAACTCTTCTCCTTTCCTGGGGCTCCTGAACGTCCGTCCTACCCGGAGGCGCGGGGCCTGCGTCATCTTGCGTTTGAGGTTGATGACGTAGACGAGTGCAAGAAGAAGCTGGAATCAATGGGCATCGCCGTCGAAGCGATCCGCCTGGACGAATATACGAACAAGCGCTTTGTCTTCTTCGCTGATCCCGATGGCCTCCCTCTGGAGCTCTACGAGCAGAGGGTCCAGAATGCCGGCTGA
- a CDS encoding efflux RND transporter permease subunit has translation MSLSSPFINRPIATVLLTIGLALAGIGAFFVLPVAPLPQVDFPTISVSASLPGASPSTMASSVATPLERRLGVIAGVNEMTSSSGAGSTRISLQFDLNRKIDAAAREVQAAINASRADLPATLRSNPTYRKANPASSPVIILALTSKTRSPGQIYDEVSNLVQQKIAQVPGVGDVELGGGSLPAVRVELLPFALNRYDVSMEDVRAALQASNANRPRGAIEGNGQRLQIYATGSTASGGLRAADYQGLIVAWRNGAAIRLSDVAEVSNGVENTNTLGLFNGQPAVIVLVTRQPDANVIATVDGVRALLPELQAQLPPDVQLQVASDSTNSIRSSLHEIEVTLLISIALVVLVVSAFLRSARATFIPAVATVVSLLGTFGVMYLLGFSLNNLSLMALTVATGFVVDDAIVVLENTSRHIEAGMDRFKAALLGAREVGFTVLSISLSLVAVFIPLLFMGGQTGRLFREFAVTLSAAVMISLVISLTTTPMMCAWLLKPHAGTKPPGRIARFFENAFKRVLRGYEIALDWALASKLLVMLILLAVIGLNVYLYIAAPKGFFPQQDTGQINGGLRADRSISFQAMQGKLQQLVDIIRADPAVDTVVGFTGGSRAGGGFMFINLKPAAQRSDSGQAVIARLRPQLARVTGVSLFLNPVQDLRGGGRQSNSTYQYSLKSDNAADLKKWATRLADQMKGAAALTDVDTDQEENGVETMVTVDKESAARLGVSSRDVDNALYNAFGQRQVATIYGELNQYKVVMEVAQRYIGSPEALKDIYVPAKNTASTSTGTASTATSIVNPALRDASSGQALSTSGTTMVPLSAIARFSENSAAASINHEDSELSTTISYNLAAGSTLSDGQAAVRDAEAAIGLPNNVRGSFSGTALSAQQSQGEQPLLILAALVVIYIVLGILYESLIHPLTVISTLPSAGVGALLALLLFKMDFSIIALIGIFLLIGIVKKNAILIIDFALDAERARGLSAVEAVREACLLRFRPILMTTLAAILGALPLAIGFGEGAELRRPLGITIIGGLIASQLLTLLSTPVVYVLLDKLRRRSASERHLSRHPHEPSDATPPLAPSPAGRGLG, from the coding sequence ATGAGCCTGTCCAGCCCCTTCATCAACCGCCCCATAGCAACAGTCCTCCTGACCATAGGCCTGGCATTAGCAGGAATAGGCGCCTTCTTCGTCTTGCCAGTCGCCCCCCTGCCCCAGGTCGATTTCCCAACCATCTCGGTCAGCGCCTCCCTGCCCGGCGCCAGCCCCAGCACCATGGCCAGCAGCGTCGCCACGCCGCTCGAACGCAGGCTCGGCGTCATCGCCGGCGTCAACGAAATGACCTCCAGCAGCGGCGCCGGCTCGACCCGCATCAGCCTGCAGTTCGACCTGAACCGCAAGATCGACGCCGCCGCCCGCGAAGTGCAGGCCGCCATCAACGCCTCGCGCGCCGACCTGCCCGCCACACTGCGCAGCAACCCGACCTACCGCAAGGCCAACCCGGCCTCGTCGCCGGTCATCATCCTGGCGCTGACCTCCAAAACCCGCTCGCCGGGCCAGATCTACGACGAAGTCTCCAACCTGGTGCAGCAAAAAATCGCCCAGGTGCCCGGCGTCGGCGATGTCGAACTGGGCGGCGGCTCGCTGCCCGCCGTGCGCGTCGAGCTGCTGCCGTTCGCGCTGAACCGCTACGACGTCAGCATGGAAGACGTTCGCGCCGCCCTGCAGGCCTCCAACGCCAACCGGCCGCGCGGCGCGATTGAAGGCAACGGCCAGCGCCTGCAGATCTATGCCACCGGCAGCACGGCTTCCGGCGGCCTGCGCGCGGCCGATTACCAGGGGCTGATCGTCGCCTGGCGCAACGGCGCGGCGATCCGCCTGAGCGACGTGGCCGAAGTCAGCAACGGCGTGGAAAACACCAACACCCTGGGCCTGTTCAACGGCCAGCCGGCGGTCATCGTGCTGGTCACGCGCCAGCCCGACGCCAACGTCATTGCCACGGTGGACGGCGTGCGCGCCCTGCTGCCCGAGCTGCAGGCGCAGCTGCCGCCGGACGTGCAGCTGCAGGTGGCGTCGGACAGCACCAACTCGATCCGCTCGTCGCTGCATGAAATCGAGGTCACGCTGCTGATCTCGATTGCGCTGGTGGTGCTGGTGGTCAGCGCCTTCTTGCGCAGCGCACGCGCCACCTTCATTCCCGCCGTGGCGACCGTGGTGTCGCTGCTGGGCACGTTCGGCGTGATGTACCTGCTGGGCTTCAGCCTGAACAACCTGAGCCTGATGGCGCTCACGGTGGCCACCGGCTTTGTCGTCGATGACGCCATCGTGGTGCTGGAGAACACCAGCCGCCACATCGAAGCCGGCATGGACCGCTTCAAGGCCGCGCTGCTGGGCGCGCGCGAGGTCGGCTTCACGGTCCTGTCGATCAGCCTGTCGCTGGTGGCGGTGTTCATTCCGCTGCTGTTCATGGGCGGGCAGACCGGCCGGCTGTTCCGCGAATTCGCCGTCACGCTGTCGGCGGCGGTGATGATCTCGCTGGTGATTTCGCTCACCACCACGCCGATGATGTGCGCCTGGCTGCTCAAGCCCCATGCCGGCACCAAGCCACCGGGACGCATTGCGCGGTTTTTTGAAAACGCCTTCAAGCGGGTGTTGCGCGGCTACGAAATCGCGCTGGACTGGGCTCTGGCCAGCAAACTGCTCGTCATGCTGATCCTGCTTGCGGTGATCGGGCTGAATGTTTACCTCTACATCGCCGCGCCCAAGGGCTTTTTTCCGCAGCAGGACACCGGCCAGATCAACGGCGGCCTGCGCGCCGACCGCAGCATTTCCTTCCAGGCGATGCAGGGCAAGCTCCAGCAGCTGGTGGACATCATCCGCGCCGACCCGGCGGTCGATACCGTGGTCGGCTTTACCGGCGGTTCGCGCGCGGGCGGCGGCTTCATGTTCATCAACTTGAAGCCGGCCGCGCAGCGCAGCGACTCGGGCCAGGCGGTGATTGCGCGGCTGCGTCCCCAACTGGCGCGCGTGACCGGCGTGAGCCTGTTCCTGAATCCGGTGCAGGACCTGCGCGGCGGCGGGCGCCAGAGCAACTCCACCTACCAGTACAGCCTGAAAAGCGACAACGCCGCCGACCTGAAAAAATGGGCGACCCGGCTGGCCGACCAGATGAAAGGCGCGGCCGCGCTGACCGACGTGGACACCGACCAGGAAGAAAACGGCGTCGAGACCATGGTGACGGTGGACAAGGAAAGCGCGGCGCGGCTGGGCGTGAGTTCGCGCGATGTCGATAACGCGCTGTACAACGCCTTTGGCCAGCGCCAGGTCGCCACGATCTATGGCGAGCTGAACCAGTACAAGGTCGTCATGGAAGTGGCGCAGCGCTACATCGGCAGTCCCGAGGCGCTCAAGGACATCTATGTGCCGGCGAAGAACACGGCCTCAACCAGCACCGGCACGGCCAGCACGGCCACCAGCATCGTGAATCCGGCGCTGCGCGACGCGTCGTCCGGCCAGGCGCTGAGCACTTCAGGCACGACCATGGTGCCGCTGTCGGCGATTGCCCGCTTCAGCGAAAATTCCGCCGCCGCATCGATCAACCATGAAGACAGCGAACTCTCGACCACCATTTCCTACAACCTGGCCGCCGGCAGCACGCTCAGCGATGGGCAGGCCGCCGTCAGGGATGCGGAAGCGGCCATCGGCCTGCCCAACAATGTGCGCGGCAGTTTTTCCGGCACGGCGCTGAGTGCGCAGCAGTCGCAGGGCGAGCAGCCGCTGCTGATCCTGGCGGCGCTGGTGGTGATCTACATCGTGCTGGGCATCCTGTACGAAAGCCTGATCCACCCGCTGACCGTCATATCCACCCTGCCGTCGGCCGGCGTTGGCGCGCTGCTGGCGCTGCTGCTGTTCAAGATGGATTTTTCCATCATCGCGCTGATCGGCATTTTCCTGCTGATCGGCATCGTCAAGAAAAACGCCATTTTGATCATCGACTTTGCGCTGGACGCCGAACGCGCGCGCGGCCTGTCGGCGGTCGAAGCGGTGCGCGAAGCCTGCCTGCTGCGCTTCCGGCCGATTTTGATGACCACGCTGGCCGCCATTCTGGGCGCGCTGCCGCTGGCCATCGGCTTTGGCGAAGGGGCAGAGCTGCGCCGGCCGCTGGGCATCACCATCATCGGCGGGCTGATCGCCAGCCAGTTGCTGACGCTCCTGAGCACGCCGGTGGTCTATGTGCTGCTCGACAAGCTGCGCCGCCGCAGCGCCTCCGAGCGCCACCTGAGCCGCCATCCACACGAGCCGTCCGATGCAACACCTCCTCTTGCTCCCTCTCCCGCTGGGAGAGGGCTGGGGTGA
- a CDS encoding septal ring lytic transglycosylase RlpA family protein, with protein sequence MPKHSRFNRLASFLLGWAVVACAAGLPPAALAAGKAAAHHSASSRHAKSPAKVTPDLSGRKRVGKASVYSTKLAGRKMADGTRMKLHDDNAASKTLPLGTTAKVTNLETSQSAKVTIQDRGPHVKGRIVDLSPATARKIGIGKDSGVARVSVEPIAIPMPDGSIKHGAGAAKGAKKDKPISGKQGKQGKQGK encoded by the coding sequence ATGCCAAAGCATTCCCGCTTCAATCGCCTGGCCAGCTTTCTGCTGGGCTGGGCCGTGGTCGCCTGTGCTGCCGGGCTTCCACCCGCCGCGCTTGCCGCAGGAAAGGCTGCAGCGCATCATTCCGCGTCGTCACGGCACGCCAAGTCACCCGCGAAGGTGACGCCGGACTTGTCCGGCCGCAAGCGCGTTGGCAAGGCATCGGTTTATTCGACGAAGCTGGCGGGCAGGAAGATGGCGGACGGCACCCGGATGAAGCTGCACGACGACAACGCCGCGAGCAAGACACTGCCGCTCGGCACCACCGCGAAGGTGACCAACCTGGAGACCAGCCAGAGCGCGAAGGTCACCATCCAGGACCGGGGCCCACATGTGAAGGGCCGGATCGTGGACCTGTCTCCCGCCACGGCGCGCAAGATCGGAATCGGAAAAGACAGCGGCGTGGCCAGGGTCAGCGTTGAACCCATCGCGATTCCGATGCCCGACGGCAGCATCAAGCATGGCGCTGGCGCCGCAAAGGGTGCCAAAAAGGACAAGCCGATTTCTGGCAAACAGGGCAAACAGGGCAAACAGGGCAAATAG
- a CDS encoding DUF3149 domain-containing protein, whose translation MKLLTDLFSTDYGLMSIGGIAFMMCMGAFFLRLFLGKMKHDPTRPQQ comes from the coding sequence ATGAAACTGCTGACCGACCTGTTTTCCACCGACTATGGCCTCATGAGCATTGGCGGCATCGCTTTCATGATGTGCATGGGCGCGTTTTTCCTGCGCCTGTTTCTGGGCAAGATGAAGCACGACCCGACCCGCCCCCAGCAGTAA